A portion of the Paenibacillus marchantiae genome contains these proteins:
- a CDS encoding LacI family DNA-binding transcriptional regulator: protein MPKLKDIAERVGVSISTVSRAISNDTNRPVNEGTKRKIREAAHELGYILDESSKSIGKEITSAKRIACIVPQILMDDHPYFSQVLTGFHVKMTELGLPPAIVRTCEELSDTERIKMMLQETGTQGIVAISWYDEKLFELLEQENITVLGVSLNDERLTVPVVDCDRIFSARTAVRHLIEQGHTRIGFIGGPAYSEQIESEERYVGYKFAMLEANLNLNEHWIINTNWNVNLSYSKLTDLLTETPKSDWPTAIFCASDMLAIPAMRAVVEQNGRIPQDIAFVGMDNISMAQYTTPPLTSVQVPKYEIGKVAAQLINDYLEGRYSSLHKVLLPSTLIVRESSVYDRTNHTND, encoded by the coding sequence ATGCCAAAATTAAAAGATATCGCAGAACGTGTAGGCGTATCCATATCAACGGTTTCGCGTGCGATCAGCAATGATACCAATCGACCGGTCAATGAAGGGACAAAACGAAAAATTAGGGAAGCTGCTCATGAGTTGGGATACATTTTGGATGAATCCTCCAAATCCATTGGCAAAGAGATTACCTCAGCCAAACGGATAGCCTGTATCGTGCCACAGATTTTGATGGATGACCATCCGTACTTTTCACAGGTACTGACAGGTTTTCACGTTAAAATGACGGAACTGGGGCTGCCTCCAGCCATTGTCCGCACTTGCGAAGAACTTAGTGACACCGAACGGATAAAAATGATGCTTCAGGAAACGGGTACTCAAGGTATAGTCGCAATCAGCTGGTACGATGAAAAATTGTTTGAGCTGCTTGAGCAAGAGAATATCACTGTACTGGGTGTGAGTCTCAATGATGAAAGGCTTACTGTACCGGTCGTTGACTGTGACCGAATATTTTCTGCTCGCACAGCAGTCCGTCATTTGATCGAGCAAGGCCATACCCGGATTGGGTTTATTGGTGGCCCCGCATATTCGGAACAAATAGAGAGCGAAGAAAGGTATGTCGGTTATAAATTTGCCATGCTGGAAGCAAACCTGAATCTGAATGAACATTGGATTATCAACACCAACTGGAATGTGAATCTCAGCTACAGCAAACTGACGGATCTCCTGACCGAGACGCCCAAGTCTGATTGGCCGACGGCCATTTTTTGTGCAAGTGATATGCTCGCTATTCCTGCGATGCGGGCAGTTGTTGAACAAAATGGTCGTATTCCTCAAGATATCGCATTCGTGGGCATGGATAATATCTCTATGGCGCAGTATACGACACCACCTCTGACGTCCGTACAAGTTCCAAAATATGAAATCGGCAAAGTAGCAGCACAATTAATTAACGATTATCTGGAAGGACGTTATTCATCTCTCCATAAAGTTTTGTTGCCCAGCACCCTTATTGTGAGGGAATCATCTGTTTATGATCGTACAAATCATACAAATGACTAG
- a CDS encoding ABC transporter permease, whose protein sequence is MANTTVQPAMNAVHEKKRRRRQKWNPILRNWQLYLLISPVVAYYLVFQYLPMYGIQIAFKDFIATKGIWGSPWVGFEHFERFFHSYFFWRLIKNTLGLGLYSLAVGFPVPIILALLMNEVRAEKFKKFVQTITYAPHFLSTVVVVGMMMMFLSPRYGIINHFIGMFGGNPINFLSEPSWFKTLFVMSDVWQTMGWSSIIYLAALAGVDSQLHEAARVDGATRLQRIWHINIPSIMPTIIILFILNIGSIMGIGFEKVLLMQNTLNLETSDIISTYVYRSGIQDAEYSFSAAIGLFNSIINFILLVTVNQISKRMSETSLW, encoded by the coding sequence ATGGCCAATACAACTGTACAACCTGCAATGAATGCAGTACATGAAAAGAAGAGAAGAAGACGTCAAAAGTGGAACCCGATTTTACGAAATTGGCAGCTTTATTTGTTAATCTCACCAGTTGTTGCTTATTACCTTGTCTTTCAGTACTTGCCGATGTATGGCATTCAAATCGCGTTTAAGGATTTCATTGCAACGAAGGGAATCTGGGGAAGTCCCTGGGTCGGTTTTGAACATTTTGAACGTTTTTTTCACAGTTATTTCTTCTGGAGATTAATCAAAAATACGCTTGGACTTGGGTTATACAGCTTGGCGGTAGGTTTTCCAGTCCCTATCATTTTGGCGCTTCTGATGAATGAGGTAAGGGCGGAAAAGTTTAAAAAATTTGTTCAGACCATTACCTATGCGCCGCACTTCCTATCAACTGTCGTGGTCGTAGGCATGATGATGATGTTTTTATCTCCTCGATACGGAATCATTAATCACTTCATTGGTATGTTTGGCGGTAATCCCATTAATTTCTTGTCTGAGCCTTCCTGGTTCAAGACCTTGTTTGTGATGTCGGATGTATGGCAGACCATGGGCTGGAGCTCGATTATTTATTTGGCGGCATTAGCCGGCGTGGACTCTCAGCTTCATGAAGCAGCGCGTGTGGATGGGGCAACCCGGTTGCAGCGGATATGGCATATTAATATACCGAGTATTATGCCGACAATTATCATTTTGTTCATTTTAAACATCGGAAGCATCATGGGTATTGGTTTCGAGAAAGTCCTGCTGATGCAGAACACACTGAATTTAGAAACCTCGGACATTATCTCTACCTACGTTTACCGGAGTGGGATACAAGATGCTGAATACAGCTTCTCGGCGGCGATTGGTCTGTTTAACTCCATAATCAATTTCATCTTATTAGTTACTGTTAACCAGATCTCAAAACGAATGAGTGAAACGAGCCTATGGTAA
- a CDS encoding carbohydrate ABC transporter permease, translating into MLVESRGDRIFNIINHFLLIIITLIVIYPLVFVLSASFSDPQAVLRGEMFLWPKGINFHSYEKIFQNKDILRGYTNTLIYTSVGTLINLVMTILAAYPLSRKDFIGRNAIMALFVFTMFFSGGLIPTYMLIKNLGMLNTFWVMIIPNAVSIWNIIIMRTFFQQSIPNELHEAATIDGCSNIQTLTRIILPLSMPIIAVTILFYAVGHWNSFFNAMLYLSDKDKFPLQLILREILIQGQTNDMVKMSTESAIKQQREVEGIKYAVLVVANIPVLLLYPFLQRYFVKGVMIGAIKG; encoded by the coding sequence ATGCTTGTTGAATCTAGAGGAGATCGTATTTTTAATATAATTAACCATTTTTTGTTAATTATAATTACGCTCATTGTTATCTACCCGCTTGTTTTTGTGTTAAGTGCTTCGTTCAGCGATCCGCAGGCCGTCCTGCGTGGTGAAATGTTCCTATGGCCTAAGGGGATCAATTTCCATTCTTACGAGAAGATTTTTCAGAACAAAGATATCCTCAGAGGTTATACCAATACACTGATTTATACGTCAGTGGGGACGCTGATTAATCTCGTCATGACGATTCTGGCGGCATATCCGCTATCCCGAAAGGATTTTATAGGCCGCAATGCTATCATGGCCCTGTTTGTTTTCACGATGTTCTTCAGTGGCGGATTAATTCCAACCTATATGCTAATCAAAAACCTTGGCATGTTAAACACATTTTGGGTCATGATCATTCCGAATGCCGTTTCGATCTGGAACATCATCATTATGCGGACATTCTTCCAGCAATCGATTCCAAATGAGTTGCATGAGGCGGCGACGATTGATGGCTGCTCTAATATTCAAACGTTAACCCGGATTATCCTGCCATTATCCATGCCCATAATAGCGGTGACGATTCTGTTCTATGCTGTTGGGCACTGGAACTCCTTCTTTAACGCAATGTTGTATCTGTCAGACAAGGACAAGTTTCCACTTCAACTCATTTTGCGGGAAATTCTGATTCAAGGGCAGACGAACGATATGGTCAAAATGTCAACCGAGTCTGCAATTAAGCAGCAAAGGGAAGTGGAGGGCATCAAATATGCTGTACTCGTCGTTGCCAATATACCGGTGCTCCTGCTTTATCCTTTCCTGCAAAGATATTTTGTTAAAGGCGTAATGATTGGTGCCATTAAAGGATGA